Proteins from a genomic interval of Medicago truncatula cultivar Jemalong A17 chromosome 3, MtrunA17r5.0-ANR, whole genome shotgun sequence:
- the LOC11446525 gene encoding cytochrome P450 71D9, translating to MDIQILYFTSIFIFMFIVNKIVTKKSNSSTPNLPPGPLKLPFIGNIHNLIGSLPHHRLRDLSTKYGPLMHLKLGEVSTIVVSSAEYAKEVLKTHDLVFASRPPIQASKIMSYNSIGLSFSPYGDYWRQLRKICALELLSSKRVQSFQPIRAEEMTNLIKWIASKEGSEINLTKEVFSRIFLITSRVAFGKECKDNKKFISLVWESTRSAGGFNLGDLYPSYKWLQNLSGLKPKLEKLHKQTDVILQNIIDEHRLVNKSRAIKDHSEEDLVDVLLKQDCLSDNSVKAVILDMYGGGSETSASTIIWATAEMIKNPRIMKKLQAEVREVFEKERKPNESDMEKLKYLKCVVKETLRLHPPGAFLLPRECGQACEINGYGIPFKSKVIVNVWAIGRDPNNWDDPERFYPERFIDNCVDYYKGNNFEFIPFGSGRRMCPGVTFGLVSVEFSLALLMYHFDWKLPGAVKKEDLDMCESFGTAVIRKNDLHLIPYAYHP from the exons ATGGATATTCAAATCCTATACTTCACctccattttcattttcatgtttaTAGTAAACAAAATAGTGACCAAGAAATCCAACTCATCAACTCCAAATTTACCACCAGGTCCATTGAAGTTACCTTTTATAGGAAACATACACAACCTTATTGGTTCACTTCCTCATCATAGGCTAAGAGATTTATCAACAAAATATGGACCTTTAATGCATCTAAAGCTTGGAGAAGTTTCTACTATTGTGGTATCATCAGCAGAATATGCTAAAGAAGTGTTGAAAACACATGATCTTGTCTTTGCATCAAGGCCTCCTATCCAAGCTTCAAAGATAATGAGTTATAATTCTATTGGTTTGTCTTTTTCACCTTATGGTGATTATTGGAGACAACTTAGAAAAATTTGTGCACTAGAACTTTTAAGTTCAAAACGTGTTCAATCTTTTCAACCAATTCGAGCCGAAGAGATGACTAATCTTATCAAATGGATAGCTTCAAAAGAAGGATCAGAAATTAATCTCACCAAAGAAGTTTTTTCAAGAATATTTTTAATCACTTCAAGGGTAGCCTTTGGGAAGGAGTGCAAGGATAACAAGAAATTCATATCATTGGTATGGGAATCCACCAGGAGTGCTGGAGGTTTTAATTTGGGAGATTTGTACCCTTCTTATAAATGGCTTCAAAACCTATCTGGgttgaagcctaagctagaaAAGTTACACAAACAAACCGACGTGATATTGCAAAACATTATTGATGAACATAGGTTGGTTAATAAATCAAGGGCTATTAAAGATCATAGTGAAGAAGATCTTGTAGATGTTCTATTGAAGCAGGATTGTTTAAGTGATAATAGTGTCAAGGCTGTGATCTTG GATATGTATGGAGGTGGAAGTGAGACATCAGCTTCTACCATAATATGGGCAACGGCAGAGATGATTAAAAATCCAAGAATAATGAAAAAGTTACAAGCTGAGGTAAGAGAGgtatttgaaaaagaaagaaaacccAATGAAAGTGACAtggagaaattaaaatatttaaagtgTGTTGTGAAAGAGACATTGAGATTACACCCTCCTGGTGCATTTTTATTGCCAAGGGAGTGTGGACAAGCATGTGAAATAAATGGGTATGGTATCCCATTTAAAAGCAAAGTAATAGTGAATGTTTGGGCCATTGGAAGAGATCCAAATAATTGGGATGATCCAGAAAGATTTTATCCTGAAAGGTTCATCGACAATTGTGTAGATTATTACAAAGGTAATAATTTTGAGTTCATTCCGTTTGGCAGTGGCAGAAGAATGTGTCCAGGGGTTACATTTGGATTGGTCAGTGTTGAGTTTTCACTTGCATTGTTGATGTACCACTTTGATTGGAAACTTCCCGGCGCTGTGAAAAAAGAAGATTTAGACATGTGTGAGAGTTTTGGAACGGCTGTTATTAGGAAAAATGATTTGCACCTTATTCCCTACGCATATCATCCATAG
- the LOC11445333 gene encoding cytochrome P450 71D9, with protein MDLQIICFTSIFSLLMFVFIANKILTKKSESSAQNLPPGPLKLPIIGNIHNLIGSLPHHRLRDLSTKYGPLMHLKLGEVSTIVVSSAEYAKEVMKNHDLVFASRPPIQASKIMSYDSLGLAFAPYGDYWRNLRKICTLELLSSKRVQSFQPIRSEEVTNLIKWISSKEGSQINFTKEVFSTISTITSRTAFGKKCKENQKFISIVRDAIKIAGGFDLGDLYPSCRLLQNISGLKPKLEKLHKQADLIMQNIIDEHREVNKSRVNENQGEEVEEDLVDVLLKQDGLNDNSVKAVILDMYGGGSETSATTITWAMAEMIKNPKIMEKVQAEVREVFDKERNPNESDMEKLTYLKYVVKETLRLHPPAAFLLPRECGQACEINGYDIPFKSKVIVNAWAIGRDPNHWDDPERFYPERFIESCVDYKGNNFEFIPFGAGRRMCPGVTFGLVNVEYPLALLMYHFDWKLPNEMKNEDLDMSETFGSAVTRKDDLYLIPVMYHP; from the exons ATGGATCTTCAAATCATATGCTTCACGTCCATTTTCTCCCTTCTCATGTTTGTGTTTATAGCAAACAAAATACTAACCAAGAAATCTGAGTCATCAGCTCAAAATTTGCCACCAGGTCCATTGAAGTTACCTATCATAGGAAACATACACAACCTTATTGGTTCACTTCCTCATCATAGGCTAAGAGATTTATCAACAAAATATGGACCATTAATGCATCTAAAGCTTGGAGAAGTTTCTACTATTGTGGTTTCATCAGCTGAATATGCAAAAGAAGTGATGAAAAACCATGATCTTGTCTTTGCATCAAGGCCTCCAATCCAAGCTTCAAAGATCATGAGTTATGATTCTCTTGGTTTAGCTTTTGCACCTTATGGTGATTATTGGAGAAACCTTAGAAAAATTTGTACACTTGAGCTATTAAGTTCAAAACGTGTCCAATCTTTTCAACCAATTAGAAGTGAAGAGGTAACTAATCTAATCAAGTGGATATCTTCTAAAGAAGGATCACAAATCAATTTTACCAAAGAAgttttttcaacaatttctACAATCACTTCAAGGACAGCCTTTGGGAAAAAGTGTAAAGAAAATCAGAAATTCATATCTATTGTAAGGGATGCTATTAAGATTGCTGGTGGTTTTGATTTGGGAGATTTGTACCCTTCTTGTAGATTGCTTCAAAATATATCTGGattgaagcctaagcttgaAAAGTTACACAAACAAGCTGATTTGATTATgcaaaatattattgatgaacATAGGGAGGTTAATAAATCAAGGGTTAATGAAAATCAGGGTGAAGAAGTGGAGGAAGATCTTGTAGATGTGCTCTTGAAGCAGGACGGTTTGAATGATAATAGTGTCAAGGCTGTGATCTTG GATATGTATGGAGGTGGAAGTGAGACATCAGCTACAACCATAACATGGGCAATGGCAGAGATGATTAAAAATCCCAAAATAATGGAGAAAGTACAAGCTGAAGTAAGAGAGGTATTTGATAAAGAAAGAAACCCTAATGAAAGTGACATGGAGAAATTAACATACTTAAAATATGTTGTGAAAGAGACATTGAGATTGCACCCTCCTGCTGCATTTTTGCTTCCAAGAGAATGTGGACAAGCATGTGAAATAAATGGGTATGATATACCTTTTAAAAGCAAAGTGATAGTGAATGCTTGGGCCATTGGAAGAGATCCAAATCATTGGGATGACCCAGAGAGATTTTATCCTGAAAGGTTTATTGAAAGTTGTGTAGATTATAAGGGAAATAATTTTGAGTTCATTCCATTTGGTGCTGGAAGAAGAATGTGTCCGGGAGTAACATTTGGTTTGGTCAATGTTGAGTACCCACTTGCATTGTTGATGTATCACTTTGATTGGAAACTTCCCAATgagatgaaaaatgaagatttggACATGAGTGAAACTTTTGGATCAGCGGTTACTCGAAAAGACGATTTATACCTTATTCCAGTCATGTATCATCCTTAG
- the LOC11440138 gene encoding cytochrome P450 71D11 has product MDLQTIPPFTLFSIFLLSIIVTLKLKKKIKKIDSISNIPPGPWKLPIIGNIHNLIGSPPHRKLRELSNKYGPLMHLQLGEVFFIIVSSAEYAMEIMKTHDVIFSSRPSTLTSEIVFYDSTSIAFSPYGDYWRQLRKICTVELLSIKRVQSLWPIREQEINNLIRRIASEEGRVVNLSQQVVPMMFSITSRAAFGKKYMEQDEFVSTVREVLQLAGGFYIGDLFPSAKWLQNLTGMRPRLEKLHEKVDRILELIIDDHKDKKSRSKDDLVEGEEDLIDVLLKFEDSNNSSQEFSITKRNIKAILFDIFTGGSDTAATTINWTLAEMMKDQRVMKKAQAEVRVLFKKRGKIDEIFLSELIYLKAIIKEVLRMHLPGPLLIPRVCAQACEIDGYHIPINSRVIINAWAIGRDPKYWTDPDKFYPERFIDSSVDFKGTNFEYIPFGAGRRICPGINYGMANVELTLALLLCHFDWKLPGGMKNEDLDMTELFGASVIRKDDLYLIPTTYPSLK; this is encoded by the exons ATGGATCTTCAAACAATTCCCCCTTTCACACTTTTTTCCATTTTCCTCCTCTCCATCATTGTGACActaaaactaaagaaaaaaatcaagaaaattgaCTCAATTTCAAATATACCACCAGGGCCATGGAAGCTACCAATCATAGGAAACATACATAATCTTATTGGCTCTCCACCACATAGAAAATTAAGAGAATTGTCAAATAAATATGGCCCTTTAATGCATCTTCAACTTGGTGAAGTCTTTTTCATTATTGTTTCCTCAGCAGAATATGCTATGGAAATAATGAAAACTCATGATGTAATATTTTCATCAAGGCCTTCTACACTAACCTCAGAGATAGTCTTCTATGATTCAACAAGTATAGCTTTTTCACCTTATGGTGATTATTGGAGACAACTTAGAAAGATTTGTACCGTTGAACTTTTAAGCATAAAACGTGTTCAATCTCTTTGGCCAATAAGAGAACAAGAGATTAATAATCTCATCAGAAGGATTGCTTCGGAAGAAGGAAGAGTTGTCAATCTTTCACAACAAGTTGTGCCAATGATGTTTTCAATCACTTCAAGAGCTGCATTTGGCAAAAAATACATGGAGCAAGATGAGTTTGTATCGACTGTAAGAGAAGTGTTGCAACTAGCTGGAGGCTTCTACATTGGTGACTTGTTTCCTTCCGCGAAATGGCTTCAGAATCTTACTGGGATGAGGCCTAGGCTTGAGAAGTTGCACGAAAAAGTTGATAGAATACTTGAGCTGATTATCGATGACCATAAAGATAAAAAGTCAAGAAGTAAAGATGATTTAGTTGAAGGAGAGGAAGATTTGATTGATGTTCTCTTGAAATTTGAGGATAGTAATAACAGTAGTCAGGAATTTTCTATAACTAAAAGAAATATCAAGGCCATTCTATTT GATATTTTCACTGGTGGAAGTGACACAGCAGCAACCACAATTAACTGGACATTGGCGGAGATGATGAAGGATCAAAGAGTAATGAAGAAAGCACAAGCTGAAGTGAGAGTGTTATtcaaaaaaagaggaaaaattgatgaaattttcCTTTCTGAGTTAATATACTTGAAAGCAATAATCAAAGAGGTCTTAAGAATGCACCTACCTGGTCCTCTTTTAATTCCTAGGGTGTGTGCACAAGCATGTGAGATTGATGGTTATCACATACCAATCAATAGTAGGGTGATAATCAATGCTTGGGCAATTGGAAGGGATCCAAAATATTGGACTGATCCAGATAAGTTTTATCCTGAAAGATTTATTGATAGTTCTGTTGATTTCAAAGGAACAAATTTTGAGTACATTCCATTTGGTGCCGGAAGGAGAATTTGTCCGGGCATCAACTACGGTATGGCAAATGTTGAGCTGACACTTGCTTTGTTATTGTGCCACTTTGATTGGAAACTTCCTGGTGGAATGAAAAATGAGGATTTGGACATGACTGAGCTATTTGGAGCTTCTGTTATAAGGAAAGATGACCTATATTTGATTCCAACTACTTATCCTTCATTGAAGTAG